The stretch of DNA CTGACCCAGGTGGATGACTTGCTCTCGGAAATCACCAAGCGCGTGGCCCTGGAGGAGCGGGTGCTGGTCACCACGCTGACCAAGCGCATGTCCGAAGACTTGACCGATTACCTGGCCGACCACGGCGTGCGCGTGCGTTATTTGCACTCGGACATCGACACCGTGGAGCGCGTGGAAATCATCCGCGACCTGCGCCTGGGCGCCTTTGATGTGCTGGTGGGGATCAACCTGCTGCGTGAAGGCCTGGATATGCCGGAAGTGTCCCTGGTGGCGATTCTGGATGCGGACAAGGAAGGCTTCCTGCGGTCTGAGCGTTCGTTGATCCAGACCATTGGCCGGGCGGCGCGCAACCTGAATGGCCGGGCGATTCTGTATGCGGACCGGATTACCGGTTCCATGGAACGGGCGATTGGCGAGACCGAGCGTCGTCGCGACAAGCAGATTGCCTACAACCTGGAGCATGGCATCACGCCGAAGGGTGTGTTCAAGGACGTGGCCGACATCATGGAAGGCGCCACCGTGCCGGGCTCGCGCAGCAAGAAGCGCAAGGGCATGGCCAAGGCTGCGGAGGAGAATGCCAAGTACGAAGCGGAATTGCGTTCGCCGAGCGAGATCACCAAGCGTATTCGCCAGCTGGAAGAGAAGATGTACCAGTTGGCGCGGGATCTGGAGTTTGAAGCGGCGGCGCAGATGCGCGATGAGATTGGCAAGTTGCGGGAGCGGTTACTGGCTGTGTGATTTGTAGCGACTGCCAAGGCCTCTTCGCGAGCAAGCCCGCTCCCACATTTTGACCGCGTTGATCGTTCCCACGCTCTGCGTGGGAAAGCAGCCCGGGACGCTCTGCGTCCCAAGAGCGGACGCGGAGCGTCCAGTGAGGCATTCCCACGCAGAGCGTGGGAACGATCTTCAAGCTCTTTGTGGCGAGGGAGCTTGCTCCCGCTGGAGTGCGAAGCGCTCCCAGAATTTTGGGGCCGCTTCGCAGCCCAGCGGGAGCAAGCTCCCTCGCCACAGGTTATTTCAGTGGGCTTCCCCAGCCTTAAGCCCCGCCGGCAACGCCTTGGTCAACAAGATCGCCACCATACTGATCCCCAACGCCAACCCTACAAAATGGAACGCATCGTTATAGGCCATGATCTGCGCCTGCTGATGCGCTATCTCACTCAACTTGCCCAACGCCGCCGTCTCACTGCCAAACGTCTCCGTCAGCCTGGCCATGCGCTCTGCCACCTGTGGATTGGTCGGCACAATCGCCTCACGCAGGTAATCAAAGTAGGTCTTGGTGCGTGCATCCAGCAGCGTCGCCAGCAACGCAATCCCGATCGCCCCGCCCAGGTTTCGCAGGATATTGAACAGGCTCGACGCCGACCCCGCGTCCTTCTGCATGATGTATGCCGTGGCAATCAGCGAAATTGTCACCATGATCAACGGCTGCCCCAGCGCACGGATGATCTGGATGCGGTTGAACTGGTCGCCGGCAAAGTCCGGGTTCAGCACCCCCGATGAAAAACTCGCCAACCCGAACAGCCCGAACCCCAGCGTACACAGCCATTTGGGCGACACGTACTTCATCAGCTTGGGCACCAGCGGAATCAAAAACAGCTGCGGAACCCCCATCCACATGATCACTTCGCCGATTTGCAGGGCGTTGTAGTTCTGGATCTGCGCCAGGTACAGCGGCAGCAGATAAATCGAGCCATACAACCCCACGCCCATCCCCAGGCTCGAAATACTCGACAGCCCGAAATTGCGATTGCCGAGGATCCGCAGGTTGATCAGCGGGTTGGGCTTGGACATCTGCACGATCACAAAGGTGATCAAGCTCAACAGGGCGACGGTGCCCAGGCTGACAATCAGGCTGGATTCCAGCCAATCCTTGCGATGGCCTTCTTCCAGAAACACCTGCAAACACCCAAGGCCTACGGCCATGGTTAGGATGCCGAGATAGTCGGTGCTTTTGAGCAAGTCCCAGTTGGAGTCCTTTTTCTCCAGGCCGTACAGCAGCCCGGCGATCATGATCAGGCCCGGTGGGATGTTGATGTAGAAGATGTATTCCCAACCCCAGTTTTCCGTGAGCCAGCCGCCAATGGTCGGGCCGATGGACGGGGCGAAGGTGGCGGTCATGGCGAACATGGCCATGCCTTTGGCGCGGTGATGTTCGGGCAGCTTGATCAGCGTGAGGGTGAACGCCAGGGGGATCAGCGCGCCGCCGGTAAAGCCCTGCAGCGCGCGGAATACGATCATGCTTTCCAGGCTCCAGGCCATGGAGCACATCAGCGAGGCGATCAGGAACCCGCCCGAGACCCACACCGCCAGCCGACGCGCCGACAGCAGCTGCACCAGCCAGGCGGTGAGGGGGATCATGATGATTTCGGCCACAAGGTAGGAGGTGGAAATCCACGAACCTTCTTCCAGGGTGGCCGACAGCGCGCCCTGGATGTCCTTGAGGGACGAGTTGGTGATCTGGATGTCGAGCACTGCCATGAAGGCGCCGAGCATCACGCTCATGACCGCGATCCAGTCGCGCCGGCTCGGTTCGCCTACCGGCGGCAGCAGTTGATCACCGGCCATCGTGCGGGTCTTGGATGTTCACTTTGACCGTCACCGACATGCCCGGGCGGATTTTGCCCTGCAGCGGGTTGTCGGTGGCGAAGGTCAGTTTGACCGGAATCCGTTGTACGACTTTGGTGAAGTTGCCCGTGGCATTGTCCGGCGGCAGCAGGCTGAATTGCGCGCCGGAAGCGCCGAACAGGTTGGCCACGCGGCCTTCGATTGGAGTATCGCTGTAGGCGTCGAATGTCAGCTCGGCTTTTTGCCCAGGCTGCATATGGCCGATCTGGGTTTCCTTGAAGTTGGCCTGCACCCAGATGTCCTGGTCCGGGACGATCGACAGCAGGTAGGCGCCGGCCTGTACGTATTGACCGTTGCGCGCGGCACGCTGGCCGATCAGGCCGCTGATGGGCGCGTGGATTTCGCTGCGGGTCAGGTTCAGTTCGGCCTGGGCCAGGTCAGTCCTGGCGTTGGCGATCATCGCGTCGAGGCGCTTGATCTCGGCGTTCAGGGCGTTGACCTGCTGGCGCTGGCCCTGCAGGTCGGCCTGGGCCATGGTCACCTGGGAGCGGGCGATGTGGTTGTCGGCGTCGAGGGTGGTGACCCGTTCTTCGGAGACATAGCCGGGTTTGCGCAGGGTTTGTGCGCGGTTCAGGTCGATCTGCGAGCGGCCGAGGGTGGCCTGGCTGGACGAGACCTTGGCTGCACCGGCGGCGATCAGGCTGGCTTGCTGGGTCAGTTTGCTCTGGGCCTGCACACGCTCGGCTTCGCGCATGGCCAGGGCGGCGTTGGCGCGGTCGACGGCGAGGTGGAAGTCGTCGCCTTCGAGCTTGACCAGCAGTTGGCCTTTTTCCACGTGCTCGTTGTCGCCCACCAGCACCTCGACGATGCGCGCACCCAGTTGGCTGGAGACCCGGGTGATCTCGCCCTGGACGTAGGCGTTGTCGGTGCTTTCATAAAAACGGCCCTTGAAGAACCACTGGGCGAAAAAGCCCGCGGCGATCAGGACCACGATAAACAGGAAGATAAACAGGCGGCGTTTGAGCGGGGCAGGCATGGCGATGATGTCGTCGACAAAAGGTAATGGAATATAGCCAGCGAACGGTCTGGCAAATAGCCATGTCGAGACTTGAGACCGGAGCTTGTCTCATATGCCCTTTGTTCGCCTCCCCACGCTGGAGCCCAAGGGCTTGGGGCTGTTACCATTCGCCCCTTGTTTCATTTTCAGTTTTATCGCCAATTCGAGACCCGCCATGACCACCGTCCGCACGCGCATCGCGCCATCGCCTACTGGGGATCCCCACGTAGGTACTGCTTACATCGCCTTGTTCAACTACTGCTTTGCCAAGCAGCATGGCGGTGAATTCATCCTGCGGATCGAAGATACCGATCAACTGCGCTCCACGCGCGAGTCGGAACAGCAGATTTTCGATGCCCTGCGCTGGTTGGGCATTACCTGGGCTGAAGGCCCGGACGTCGGCGGCCCCCACGGCCCGTATCGCCAGAGCGAGCGCAGCGACATCTACAAGCAGTACACCCAGCAACTGGTCGACATGGGCCACGCCTTCCCGTGCTTCTGCACCGCCGAAGAGCTGGACCAGATGCGCGCCGAGCAGCAGGCCCGTGGCGAAACCCCGCGCTATGACGGCCGCGCACTGCTGCTGTCGAAGGAGGAAGTGGCCCGGCGCCTGGCTGCCGGCGAGCCGCACGTTATCCGTATGAAGGTGCCGAGCGAAGGCGTGTGCGTGGTGCCGGACATGCTGCGCGGTGACGTCGAGATCCCGTGGGACCGCATGGACATGCAAGTGCTGATGAAGACCGACGGCCTGCCGACGTACTTCCTGGCCAACGTGGTGGACGACCACCTGATGGGCATCACCCACGTACTGCGTGGCGAAGAGTGGCTGCCATCGGCGCCGAAACTGATCCTGCTGTACGAGTACTTCGGCTGGGAACAACCGCAGCTGTGCTACATGCCGCTGCTGCGTAACCCGGACAAGAGCAAGCTGTCCAAGCGCAAGAACCCGACCTCGGTGACCTTCTACGAGCGCATGGGCTTCATGCCCGAAGCGATGCTCAACTACCTGGGCCGCATGGGCTGGTCGATGCCGGACGAGCGCGAGAAGTTCTCGTTGCAGGAAATGGTCGATCACTTCGACCTGTCCCGTGTGTCCCTGGGTGGGCCGATCTTCGACATCGAGAAACTGTCGTGGCTCAACGGCCAGTGGCTGCGTGACCTGCCGGTGGAAGAGTTCGCCAGCCGCGTGCAGCAGTGGGCGTTGAACCCCGAGTACATGATGAAGATCGCGCCGCTGGTGCAGGGCAGGGTGGAGACCTTCAGCCAGGTCGCACCGTTGGCGAGTTTCTTCTTTGCCGGTGGCGTGAACCCGGACGTGAAGCTGTTTGAGTCGAAGAAACTCTCGGGTGACCAGGTTCGCCAGTTGATGCAGTTGATCCTGTGGAAGCTCGAAAGCCTGCGCCAGTGGGAGAAGGATGCGATTACCGCGACTATCCAGGCGGTGGTTGAATCCCTGGAGCTGAAATTGCGCGATGCCATGCCGCTGATGTTTGCCGCGATCACCGGGCAGGCGAGTTCGGTGTCGGTGCTCGATGCGATGGAAATTCTGGGCCCGGACCTGACTCGCTTCCGTCTGCGCCAAGCCCTTGATTTGCTTGGTGGTGTGTCGAAGAAAGAAAACAAGGAATGGGAAAAGCTGCTGGGCGCTATCGCTTAAGCACGCTGTTGTAACGGCCAAACCCCGGTTTTCCGGGGTTTGCTCGGTAAGTGATTGTTATCTCGGCAAAAAATTTTGAAAATTGTTGAAAATAAATTTGACACGTTTCGAATACGCCATTAAGATTCGCCCCGTCCTCACCGACGAGGGGCTATAGCTCAGCTGGGAGAGCGCTTGCATGGCATGCAAGAGGTCAACGGTTCGATCCCGTTTAGCTCCACCAATTTACAGGTTCAAGGTCTGGCCACACCGTCCTTGAATTCGATCAGACTCAGCCTGATCACGTTGTATAGAAGGTTTGTGTCCCCTTCGTCTAGTGGCCTAGGACACCGCCCTTTCACGGCGGTAACAGGGGTTCGAGTCCCCTAGGGGACGCCAGTTTCAACAAGCAGTTCGAAAGGTCTGCTGCGCCGCGAGGCGAAAAATCCGGGGCTATAGCTCAGCTGGGAGAGCGCTTGCATGGCATGCAAGAGGTCAACGGTTCGATCCCGTTTAGCTCCACCAATTTACAGGTTCAAGGTCTGGCCACACCGTCCTTGAATTCGATCAGTCCTCAGCGCTGATCAGTTGTACAGAAGGTTTGTGTCCCCTTCGTCTAGTGGCCTAGGACACCGCCCTTTCACGGCGGTAACAGGGGTTCGAGTCCCCTAGGGGACGCCACGATTACCCGCTCTGCGGGATTTTTAAGGGTCATTCAATTATTGAATGGCCCTTTTGTTTGTCTGGCGTTTGGCCAATCCTCCTTCCTTTTTCCCTGAGTGTTCTTCTGACCAATGGTCATGCCTGTGGCTTGCGAAATATTATTATGGTAATAATATTCGAAGCATGAGATTCGGAGGCAACGATGAACGATAAAAAAGCGCAAACCCGCGAACGCATTCTGCAAGCTGCCGGCGCCGCCCTGGTACAACGCGGCCCGGCCGAGCCGAGTGTGGGCGAAGTCATGGGCGCGGCGGGGCTTACCGTCGGCGGTTTCTACGCGCACTTTGAAAGCAAGGACGCACTGATGCTGGAGGCCTTCACCGAGTTGCTGGCCCGGCGTCGCGCCGCCGTCGATGACATGGACTCCTCGCTGACCGGTGAAGAGCGTCGCGCGCTGGTCGCAGCGTTCTACCTGTCGCGTAAACACCGTGACTCCACCAGCCAGGCGTGCCCGATCCCGTCCACCGTGGGCGAGATGAGCCGCCTGCCGGACGAATTTCGCCAGGCCTTGAACGAACACTGCGAACTGAT from Pseudomonas sp. NC02 encodes:
- a CDS encoding MDR family MFS transporter, with amino-acid sequence MAGDQLLPPVGEPSRRDWIAVMSVMLGAFMAVLDIQITNSSLKDIQGALSATLEEGSWISTSYLVAEIIMIPLTAWLVQLLSARRLAVWVSGGFLIASLMCSMAWSLESMIVFRALQGFTGGALIPLAFTLTLIKLPEHHRAKGMAMFAMTATFAPSIGPTIGGWLTENWGWEYIFYINIPPGLIMIAGLLYGLEKKDSNWDLLKSTDYLGILTMAVGLGCLQVFLEEGHRKDWLESSLIVSLGTVALLSLITFVIVQMSKPNPLINLRILGNRNFGLSSISSLGMGVGLYGSIYLLPLYLAQIQNYNALQIGEVIMWMGVPQLFLIPLVPKLMKYVSPKWLCTLGFGLFGLASFSSGVLNPDFAGDQFNRIQIIRALGQPLIMVTISLIATAYIMQKDAGSASSLFNILRNLGGAIGIALLATLLDARTKTYFDYLREAIVPTNPQVAERMARLTETFGSETAALGKLSEIAHQQAQIMAYNDAFHFVGLALGISMVAILLTKALPAGLKAGEAH
- a CDS encoding TetR/AcrR family transcriptional regulator — its product is MNDKKAQTRERILQAAGAALVQRGPAEPSVGEVMGAAGLTVGGFYAHFESKDALMLEAFTELLARRRAAVDDMDSSLTGEERRALVAAFYLSRKHRDSTSQACPIPSTVGEMSRLPDEFRQALNEHCELMAAQLAASPEDTDKALADMALMIGGLSLARALGPGELSDRVLRAAKSAVR
- a CDS encoding HlyD family secretion protein, which codes for MPAPLKRRLFIFLFIVVLIAAGFFAQWFFKGRFYESTDNAYVQGEITRVSSQLGARIVEVLVGDNEHVEKGQLLVKLEGDDFHLAVDRANAALAMREAERVQAQSKLTQQASLIAAGAAKVSSSQATLGRSQIDLNRAQTLRKPGYVSEERVTTLDADNHIARSQVTMAQADLQGQRQQVNALNAEIKRLDAMIANARTDLAQAELNLTRSEIHAPISGLIGQRAARNGQYVQAGAYLLSIVPDQDIWVQANFKETQIGHMQPGQKAELTFDAYSDTPIEGRVANLFGASGAQFSLLPPDNATGNFTKVVQRIPVKLTFATDNPLQGKIRPGMSVTVKVNIQDPHDGR
- the gltX gene encoding glutamate--tRNA ligase; translation: MTTVRTRIAPSPTGDPHVGTAYIALFNYCFAKQHGGEFILRIEDTDQLRSTRESEQQIFDALRWLGITWAEGPDVGGPHGPYRQSERSDIYKQYTQQLVDMGHAFPCFCTAEELDQMRAEQQARGETPRYDGRALLLSKEEVARRLAAGEPHVIRMKVPSEGVCVVPDMLRGDVEIPWDRMDMQVLMKTDGLPTYFLANVVDDHLMGITHVLRGEEWLPSAPKLILLYEYFGWEQPQLCYMPLLRNPDKSKLSKRKNPTSVTFYERMGFMPEAMLNYLGRMGWSMPDEREKFSLQEMVDHFDLSRVSLGGPIFDIEKLSWLNGQWLRDLPVEEFASRVQQWALNPEYMMKIAPLVQGRVETFSQVAPLASFFFAGGVNPDVKLFESKKLSGDQVRQLMQLILWKLESLRQWEKDAITATIQAVVESLELKLRDAMPLMFAAITGQASSVSVLDAMEILGPDLTRFRLRQALDLLGGVSKKENKEWEKLLGAIA